In Mycolicibacterium alvei, a single window of DNA contains:
- a CDS encoding fatty acid desaturase family protein, producing the protein MAIADVPAYLHLSREDVEEIAYELDVIRRDVEESLGAEDAAYIRRVIRFQRALDVAARLMIAGSRSKAGWLAGTCALAYAKSIENMELGHNISHGQWDWMNDPEIHSNTWEWDMVGHSAQWRYSHNYRHHVYSNVLGMDEDIGYRLHRVTTDQPWRWVHLATPVRNLVLAAMFEWGIALHGLHSERLRHETPDGLAVEKRNFRDKIVRQLAKDYVFFPALSLRRWRRTFAANFTANTIRNLWVYVNIICGHIPGGTETFDPAVVKDETKGEWYLRQMVGTANFNASPLLAISGGHLCYQIEHHLFPDLPSNRLPQVSVRVRELCDKYDLPYNTASLPRQLFRTQRIIHGLGFPDWVLSIAGRRHK; encoded by the coding sequence ATGGCGATCGCCGATGTTCCCGCCTACCTGCATCTCAGTAGGGAGGACGTCGAAGAGATCGCCTACGAACTCGACGTGATCCGCCGGGACGTCGAGGAGTCGCTCGGGGCGGAGGACGCGGCCTACATCCGGCGGGTGATCCGCTTCCAGCGGGCGCTCGATGTAGCGGCGCGACTGATGATCGCCGGCAGTCGGTCGAAGGCCGGTTGGTTGGCGGGAACGTGCGCGCTGGCATACGCGAAGTCCATCGAGAACATGGAACTCGGCCACAACATCTCCCATGGTCAGTGGGATTGGATGAACGACCCCGAAATCCACTCCAACACCTGGGAGTGGGACATGGTCGGGCATTCCGCGCAGTGGCGGTACTCGCACAATTACCGGCACCACGTCTACAGCAATGTGCTCGGCATGGACGAGGACATCGGCTACCGCCTGCATCGGGTCACGACAGACCAGCCGTGGCGCTGGGTCCACCTGGCGACTCCGGTGCGAAACTTGGTGCTGGCGGCGATGTTCGAGTGGGGTATCGCCCTGCATGGCCTGCACTCCGAGCGTCTGCGGCACGAAACGCCAGACGGCCTCGCCGTGGAGAAGCGGAACTTTCGCGACAAGATCGTTCGGCAGCTCGCCAAGGATTATGTCTTCTTCCCGGCTCTGAGTCTGCGGCGGTGGCGACGGACGTTCGCGGCGAATTTCACCGCGAATACGATCCGGAACCTGTGGGTGTACGTGAACATCATTTGCGGGCACATCCCCGGCGGCACCGAGACGTTCGACCCGGCGGTGGTCAAGGACGAGACCAAGGGCGAGTGGTACCTCCGGCAAATGGTCGGGACCGCAAACTTTAACGCGAGCCCGCTGCTGGCGATCTCGGGCGGTCACCTGTGCTACCAGATCGAGCATCACCTGTTCCCCGACCTGCCGAGCAATCGCCTCCCGCAGGTCAGCGTTCGGGTACGGGAACTGTGCGACAAGTACGACCTGCCCTACAACACGGCATCGCTCCCGCGGCAGCTCTTCAGGACGCAACGGATCATCCACGGGTTGGGGTTTCCCGACTGGGTGTTGAGCATCGCCGGGCGACGCCACAAGTAG
- a CDS encoding ferredoxin--NADP reductase — protein sequence METSTTPRMESADVIDADGFTPVRIKQVIRETSDAVSLVLGIPEPSRDRFRYAAGQFITIRARIDGAEHCRCYSMSSSPAVDPDLRITVKRDRDGLVSNWINDTATVGDALRVAPPEGRFVLTATERNVVTFAGGSGITPVFSLVHSTLAATTRKARLFYANRNLDSVIFRAALADMIDTHSGRLQVHHHLDDLDGVVSPQHIADFIGDTELEGGGPRSHTDYYVCGPAPFMDTVERALLDAGIPKQQVHLERFSFAAIPPPDPAEPVVTEEVTIELGHRTVTAPYRAGNTLLQTARLAGLKAPFSCETGSCGTCMAHVVEGSARMLNNDALDDDEVSEGWVVTCQALPTSRTARVVYE from the coding sequence ATGGAGACATCGACGACGCCCCGCATGGAATCCGCCGACGTGATCGACGCCGACGGGTTCACCCCGGTGCGGATCAAGCAGGTGATCCGGGAGACCTCCGACGCGGTCTCACTGGTTCTCGGCATCCCCGAACCGAGCAGGGACCGGTTCCGTTATGCGGCAGGTCAATTCATCACCATTCGGGCAAGAATCGATGGGGCCGAACACTGTCGGTGCTATTCGATGTCGTCGTCGCCGGCCGTCGATCCCGATCTGCGGATCACCGTCAAGCGTGATCGCGACGGCCTGGTCTCCAACTGGATCAACGACACCGCGACCGTCGGCGACGCACTGCGCGTCGCACCGCCCGAGGGGCGCTTCGTCCTCACCGCTACCGAGCGCAACGTCGTCACGTTCGCCGGCGGCAGCGGTATCACCCCGGTGTTTTCGTTGGTGCATTCGACACTGGCCGCCACCACCCGCAAGGCCCGGCTGTTCTACGCCAACCGCAATCTGGACTCCGTGATCTTCCGGGCGGCGCTGGCCGACATGATCGACACCCACAGCGGGCGCCTTCAGGTGCACCATCATCTCGACGACCTCGACGGTGTCGTCTCGCCGCAACACATCGCCGACTTCATCGGCGATACCGAACTTGAAGGCGGGGGCCCGCGCTCCCACACCGACTACTACGTCTGCGGTCCCGCCCCTTTCATGGACACCGTCGAACGGGCTCTGCTCGACGCCGGGATCCCCAAACAGCAGGTGCACCTGGAGCGGTTCAGTTTCGCCGCGATCCCGCCTCCCGACCCGGCCGAACCCGTGGTCACCGAAGAGGTGACGATCGAACTCGGCCACCGCACCGTCACCGCGCCCTACCGCGCCGGCAATACCCTGTTGCAGACCGCGCGGCTGGCCGGTCTGAAGGCTCCGTTTTCCTGCGAAACAGGTTCGTGCGGAACATGTATGGCTCATGTGGTCGAGGGCAGCGCACGCATGCTCAACAACGATGCCCTCGACGACGACGAAGTTTCCGAAGGCTGGGTGGTGACGTGCCAGGCGCTGCCCACCAGCCGCACAGCGCGAGTGGTCTACGAGTGA